DNA from Roseomonas gilardii subsp. gilardii:
ACCGGGATCCGGCTGTTGATATCCGTGAGCAGCAGGATGCGGGCGGACCGCTCACCGACCTCGGTGATGCGGCCGGCCAGGCCGCGCTCGTCCAGCGCCACCTGTCCCTTGCGCAGGCCGAGCCCTGGTGCCTTGGCCACCAGCACCGCCCGGGCATAGATGCCGCCGGCATCGGCCACCACCCGCACGGTGTGGTAGGTGGCGGACGCGCTGGAAACGAAGGAGAGCTGCCGCCGGAGCTGGGCGTTCTCAGCCTCCAGCGCCAGGGCGGCGTTCTGCCAGCGGCGGAGGAGTTCGTTCTCCTCGCGCAGCCGCGCATTCTCGCTACGGAGTTGCCAGAGCTCGGTGGCCTGCTGCCCCAGCCCCTGCGCGGCCTCGACCGGCCGCGACAGCACCGCATAGAGCGGCGCCAGCGAATCGGCCAGCGACATGCGCAGGCGCTCGACCAGCAGCGGATCGGCCTTGCCCAGGAGCATCGCCCCGAAGGCCGCTGCGATCAGCACGGGCAGAGTCAGCCGTGACAGGGCCTGCCGGAGCGGGATGCTCAGTCGGATCATTCACACATGTCCTGGCGGGCGCCCGGCTCGGCCCCGCGATGGGAGTCCTCAATACATCGAGGACAGGACGTGGCGAAGCCGCTTCATCTCCTCAAGGGCCCGGCCAGTGCCCAGCGCGACGCAGGACAGGGCCTCGTCCGCCACGGAGACGGGCAGGCCGGTCGCATCGCGCAGCACCTGGTCCAGCCGGTACAGCAGGGCGCCGCCGCCGGTGAGCACGATGCCCTTGTCCACGATATCGGCGGCCAGTTCCGGGGGCGTGTTCTCCAACGCCACCTTCACCGCCTCGACGATCGCCGTCACCGGCTCGCTCAGGCTCTCGGAGATCTGGCGCTGGCTGACCCAGACCTCGCGCGGCACGCCGTTCATCAGGTCGCGGCCACGGACCTCGATCACCGGGCCTTCCTCGCCGTAATCGGGCACGGCGGCGGCGCCGATGGCCATCTTGATGCGCTCGGCCGTGCTCTCGCCGATCAGCAGGTTGAACTGGCGGCGGATGTAGCTGATCACCGCCTCGTCCATCTTGTCGCCGCCGACGCGGACGGAGCGGGCATAGACGATGCCGCCCAGCGAGATCACCGCGACCTCGGTGGTGCCGCCGCCGACATCGACGACCATGGAGCCAGAGGGCTCGGTGACCGGCAGGCCGGCGCCGATGGCCGCCGCCATGGGCTCCTCGATCAGCAGCACTTTGCGGGCGCCGGCGCTCTCGGCGCTTTCCTGGATCGCGCGGCGCTCGACGGCGGTGGAGCCGGAGGGCACGCAGATCACGATCATCGGCGAGGCGAAGGAGCGGCGGTTATGCACCTTGCGGATGAAGTGCTTGATCATCTCCTCCGCCACCTCGAAATCCGCGATCACGCCGTCGCGCATCGGGCGGATGGCGGCGATGTTGCCGGGGGTGCGGCCGAGCATGTGCTTGGCTTCCTCGCCCACGGCGAGGACCTGCTTGCGGCCACGGAGATCGGCGATGGCCACCACGGAGGGCTCGTTCAGAACGATGCCGCGGCCCTTCACATAGACGAGGGTATTGGCGGTCCCAAGATCGATGGCCATGTCGGCCGAGAGGAAGCCGAACATGCGGGAGAACATGCGCTTGACGCCTCGTGCGTGAGGAAGGGGGTAGCGGGGGAGCGCGCCTGACTAGCTCCCCTGGCGCGTAGGCTCAAGCCCCTCTTGCACCATTGCCGGCATGGCAGGGCGTCTCGAAAATGCAACCACGCGATGTGTGGCACGTTACCGGGCCGGAAAGCCAAATCAGCCTTTGGCTGCAAGAATGCAACGATGGAGCGAAGCCATGCGCAAGTCCACCCTCGCCGTCCTGGCCCTGGCGGGGCTGTCGCTGGGAGCCTGCGGCTACAGCACCGGGGACCGTGCGGTCTCGGGTGGGCTGTTGGGTGCCGGCACCGGTGCGGCGATCGGGTCGCTGTCCGGCAATGCGGGCACGGGTGCCCTGATCGGCGGCGGCGTCGGCGCCCTGGGTGGCGCGGCCACCAGTGGCAATGACGTCAACCTGGGCCGGCCGATCTGGCGCTGAGACGCCTCGCCTCCAGCAGACGAATTCCTGATGCCAAGACGCCGCCCCTGGCCATCCGGCCAGGGGCGGCGTTTTTCATGTTGCCGGCTTCATGGCGCCGGCGCCGCCCTCCGCGTGACCGGAAATCCCGCTTGATTCTACCGTTCAGTAGGTGAATGATTGGTCCATTGGAACGATGCCGGAAAAGGCACGGCCGGGGGAAACCAGAGATTCCATGAGCAGGACCGACACCCTTCCTTTGCGGGGGCGCCGTGCGATCGTCACCGGGGGCGCCCGCGGGATCGGCCGGGCCATCGCACGCGCCCTTCACGAGCATGGCGCGCAGGTGGCGGTCTGGGACCTCAGCCCGCAAAGCTTCGACCCGGATGATGCCGGTTTCACCCCGGCCCTGTTGCAGCAGGTCGACGTCGCCTCCCTGCCCTCCGTACAATCCGCCTTCGCGGAATGCCTGGCCACCCTGGGGCATGTCGATATCCTGGTGAACAATGCTGGGATCAACGGCCCCGTGGCACCGTGCTGGGAATATCCGCCGGAGGCCTGGGCGAAGGTGCTGGCCGTCGATCTGAACAGCGTCTTCTACGGATGCCGCACCGTGATCCCGCATATGCGGGAGCGCGGCCATGGGCGCATCGTCAATGTCGCCTCCATCGCGGGCAAGGAAGGCGTGCAGTTCATCTCGGGCTACTCGGCGGCCAAGGGCGGCGTGATCGCCTTCACCAAGGCGGTGGCGAAGGAGCTGGCGCAGGACGGCATCCTGATCAACTGCATCGCCCCCGCCATGGCGGAGACGGAGCTGCTGTCGCAGATGTCCGAGGCGCATATCGCCGCCAGCAGGGCCAAGATCCCGATGGGCCGGCTGCTGCGGGTGGAGGAGATCGCCGCCATGGTCGCCTGGATCGTCGGGCCAGGCTGCTCCTTCACCACCGGCTTCACCTTCGACCTCACCGGCGGCCGGGCGACCTATTGACCCCCGGCCGGGGCACCGGACGAGCACGACACCACGCCTGACCAGGCCGCCGGAGAGCGGCCGGGAAAACAAGATCAGTCCGAGGAAGAACATCATGACCCTGCTTCGACGCCATCTGGGCCTCTCAGCCTTTGCCCTGACCGCCACCGCCGCCGGGCGCGCGCGGCCAGCGGCGGCACAGGCCGCCTATCCGACGCGGCCGGTCTCGGTCGTCGTGCCCTTCGCAGCCGGTGGCTCGACGGATTTCGTGGGGCGGCTGATCGCGCAGAGCCTGTCCACCGCCTTCGGCCAGCAATTCGTGGTGGACAACCGCAGCGGGGCCAGCGGCACGGTGGGCGCCACCTATGTCGCCCGGGCGCGGCCGGATGGCTACACGCTGCTGGTCAGCCCGAACAGCACCTTCGCCATGGCGCCTTTCCTGTACAAGCTGCCCTATGACAACGAGAAAGCCTTCGCGCCCATCG
Protein-coding regions in this window:
- the mreC gene encoding rod shape-determining protein MreC, coding for MIRLSIPLRQALSRLTLPVLIAAAFGAMLLGKADPLLVERLRMSLADSLAPLYAVLSRPVEAAQGLGQQATELWQLRSENARLREENELLRRWQNAALALEAENAQLRRQLSFVSSASATYHTVRVVADAGGIYARAVLVAKAPGLGLRKGQVALDERGLAGRITEVGERSARILLLTDINSRIPVVLEGSRSRAMMIGTNGARPRLQHWPEGTPPQEGERVVTSAEAAAFPTGLPVGVVHWSEDSGAPEVELFAQLGRLDMVRIFDFGLAGILPPEAVARPEPRPEPRK
- a CDS encoding rod shape-determining protein; translation: MFSRMFGFLSADMAIDLGTANTLVYVKGRGIVLNEPSVVAIADLRGRKQVLAVGEEAKHMLGRTPGNIAAIRPMRDGVIADFEVAEEMIKHFIRKVHNRRSFASPMIVICVPSGSTAVERRAIQESAESAGARKVLLIEEPMAAAIGAGLPVTEPSGSMVVDVGGGTTEVAVISLGGIVYARSVRVGGDKMDEAVISYIRRQFNLLIGESTAERIKMAIGAAAVPDYGEEGPVIEVRGRDLMNGVPREVWVSQRQISESLSEPVTAIVEAVKVALENTPPELAADIVDKGIVLTGGGALLYRLDQVLRDATGLPVSVADEALSCVALGTGRALEEMKRLRHVLSSMY
- a CDS encoding YMGG-like glycine zipper-containing protein; the encoded protein is MRKSTLAVLALAGLSLGACGYSTGDRAVSGGLLGAGTGAAIGSLSGNAGTGALIGGGVGALGGAATSGNDVNLGRPIWR
- a CDS encoding SDR family NAD(P)-dependent oxidoreductase; translated protein: MSRTDTLPLRGRRAIVTGGARGIGRAIARALHEHGAQVAVWDLSPQSFDPDDAGFTPALLQQVDVASLPSVQSAFAECLATLGHVDILVNNAGINGPVAPCWEYPPEAWAKVLAVDLNSVFYGCRTVIPHMRERGHGRIVNVASIAGKEGVQFISGYSAAKGGVIAFTKAVAKELAQDGILINCIAPAMAETELLSQMSEAHIAASRAKIPMGRLLRVEEIAAMVAWIVGPGCSFTTGFTFDLTGGRATY